The Nitrospiria bacterium nucleotide sequence CCGTCGCACCGAGTTTGATGTAGGTGGAGTATTCCGCCATGTTCGCGTCTCCGACGATGACGTGCAGGCGGCGGTATTTAACGGCATCGCAATGGGGTTCATCCCGCGTATTGATGATCGGCCGTTTCACCATGGTGTTGAGATCCACAACGGTTTCGAAGAAATCCGCCCGTTGGGAAATCTGGTACGGCACCGGAGGCATTCGATTCTCGGCGCCGACCTTTCCGGATCCGGCGTAAATCTGCCGTGTCACAAAAAAAGGAATCAGATGCTTCATGAGGGACTCAAAAGGCACCGCCCGGTCGACCAGGTAGTTTTCATGATAGCCGTAGCTGTTGCCTTTTCCATCGGTGTTGTTGCGATAGAGCACAATCTTATCCTGCTCCTTAACCCGGCTGGCGTGCTCACAGCACTGACTGAGGATTCGATCGCCGGCCTTCTCGTAAATCAACACGTCACGAGGATTGGTACATTCCGGAGTCGAATATTCGGGATGAGCCCCGTCCACGTACAGGCGGCCTCCGTTGGCCAACACCTTGTTGAGAAGGCGGTTGTAATCCGGACCGGGCCGTTCCCGTTCCCCCTCGATCTCAAATCCCCGGGCGTCCAACAAGGGGTTCTCGTGTTCATAATCCCACAGGACACGCGTCGAAGGAAGATTAGGATAGTTGTTGATCAACAACAGGGAGGTGGAGACAGGGTCGAGTGCTTCCGGATTATGGGTTACAATCCCGAATTCGGTTTCTGTCCCAAGGATGCGTTTGATCATACACGGCGCCGGTCGAACCGATCAGAGGTAGTGACCCGTTGAGATCGTCTCGATCTGCCTCGGTTCGTTCTTCTTGGCTCCCATGGTTCGAACGTGGACGATCTTCTCACCTTTCTTCCCGGCAATCTTGGCCCAATCATCCGGCTGCGTGGTATTGGGCAGGTCTTCATGCTCTTTAAATTCATCCCGCATCGCTTGGAGAAGATCCTCGCCTCGAATCCCGACCCGCCCCGTCGCGATGGTACGCTTGATGGCATATTTCTTCGCGCGGGAAACGACACCCTCGATCAGCGCTCCGCTGACGAAGTCTTTAAAATAGAGCATCTCCTTTTCGCCATTGGCATAGGTGACTTCCAGGAACTTGTTCTCCTCGCTCTGGCTGTACATCTGATCCACGGTTTCATGGATCAGCCTGTCGATCGCGGCCGTCGTGTTACCGCCGTCTTTGGCCACTTCATCCGCGTCATAGGGCAATTCAAGCAACAGGTATTTCGAGAAAACCGCCTTCGCGGCCCGTTTGTCGGGGCGATCGATTCGGATCTTCACGTCCAGCCGACCCGGCCGGAGAATCGCGGGGTCGATCAAGTCCTGCCGATTGCTGGCACCGATGACGATCACATTCCGGAGACGTTCGACGCCGTCAATCTCGGAAAGGAACTGCGGCACGATCGTGGATTCGATGTCGGAGGA carries:
- the dop gene encoding depupylase/deamidase Dop, translating into MIKRILGTETEFGIVTHNPEALDPVSTSLLLINNYPNLPSTRVLWDYEHENPLLDARGFEIEGERERPGPDYNRLLNKVLANGGRLYVDGAHPEYSTPECTNPRDVLIYEKAGDRILSQCCEHASRVKEQDKIVLYRNNTDGKGNSYGYHENYLVDRAVPFESLMKHLIPFFVTRQIYAGSGKVGAENRMPPVPYQISQRADFFETVVDLNTMVKRPIINTRDEPHCDAVKYRRLHVIVGDANMAEYSTYIKLGATAVILTLVEENWPLPELELEDPVRSIKEVSRDIHLKAPIRLSDGRKFTAIEIQRLYVEAARRYFEKHELDPTTRDVLQKWEEVLDRLEEDPMQLSRQIDWVIKLKLIQSYMERKKCGWGDSRLAMMDLQYHDIRPEKGLYAALEKDQFVDRITTDREIEQAEQNPPTDTRAYFRGSCLKKFPKEVYAASWSSILFDVGNTTIKKVPLMEPLRGTESLTRSLLESAQSIEEVLGRLSM